One genomic segment of Shinella zoogloeoides includes these proteins:
- a CDS encoding phospholipase effector Tle1 domain-containing protein, with translation MAKNIVVCCDGTGNEIGVNMSNVLKLYRMLEKDDGQIVYYDPGVGTLGQRKTWGRISQNAKGVLGLTTGYGLDDDVLGAYRFLAEHYSEGDQVFLFGFSRGAYSVRVLGGFIHLLGLLRPDQLNYVGYAFAAYKRAAMDGEDLSVAWHFRRIVGGQTVPIKFLNRPGFAGDPNS, from the coding sequence ATGGCCAAGAACATCGTCGTCTGCTGTGACGGAACTGGCAACGAAATCGGCGTGAACATGTCCAATGTTCTCAAGCTGTATAGGATGCTTGAGAAGGACGACGGTCAAATTGTGTATTATGACCCCGGCGTTGGAACCTTGGGTCAACGAAAGACCTGGGGGAGAATTAGCCAGAACGCAAAAGGCGTTCTGGGGCTAACCACCGGCTATGGCCTGGACGACGACGTGTTGGGCGCCTATCGCTTCTTGGCTGAACATTACAGCGAAGGCGACCAGGTATTTCTTTTCGGCTTCAGCCGCGGGGCTTACAGCGTCCGTGTCCTTGGTGGTTTTATTCACCTCCTCGGTCTATTGCGCCCAGACCAATTGAACTACGTCGGCTATGCGTTCGCCGCTTACAAGCGCGCCGCCATGGATGGGGAGGATCTTTCGGTAGCTTGGCACTTCCGAAGAATTGTCGGCGGCCAGACGGTACCGATCAAGTTCCTGAACCGCCCCGGCTTTGCCGGAGACCCCAACTCGTGA
- a CDS encoding IS3 family transposase (programmed frameshift), with the protein MTSKTTNKFSSEVRARAVRMVADHEAEHPSRWAAVSSIAAKIGCSAHTLNEWVKKAEVDSGKRAGLPSDVAEKIKALERENRELRQANEILRKASAYFCPGGARPPTEAMISFIDAHRSVLGVEPICRLLPIAPSTYYEVVAKRTDVDRLSARTRRDMALKIEIRRVFNENFQVYGVRKVWRQLQREGYDVARCTVARLMRMMGLQGVIRGKPVKTTVSDKSAPCPLDRVNRQFFAPAPNMLWLSDFTYVATWQGFVYVAFVIDAFARRIVGWRASRAAHAGFLLDALDQALHDRRPVKRSGLVHHSDRGSQYVSIRYSERLAEAGIEPSVGSVGDSYDNALAETINGLYKAEVIHRRGPWRNFEAVEFATLEWVDWFNNRRLLEPIGNIPPAEAEERYYAMLDAPAMAA; encoded by the exons ATGACAAGCAAGACGACGAACAAATTTTCTTCTGAAGTCCGCGCCCGCGCCGTTCGAATGGTGGCCGATCATGAAGCCGAACATCCTTCCCGGTGGGCGGCTGTATCTTCCATAGCGGCCAAGATCGGTTGCTCGGCGCATACGCTCAATGAATGGGTGAAGAAGGCCGAGGTCGACAGCGGCAAGCGTGCAGGTTTGCCGAGTGACGTGGCGGAGAAGATAAAGGCTTTGGAGCGGGAGAACCGGGAGCTTCGTCAGGCGAATGAGATTTTACGCAAGGCCTCTGCGTATT TTTGCCCAGGCGGAGCTCGACCGCCCACTGAAGCGATGATTTCCTTCATCGATGCACACCGCTCGGTGCTCGGGGTCGAGCCGATCTGCAGGCTGCTGCCGATTGCCCCGTCCACCTACTATGAGGTCGTTGCCAAACGCACGGACGTGGACCGCCTATCGGCCCGCACCCGACGCGACATGGCCCTGAAGATCGAGATACGCCGGGTGTTCAACGAGAACTTCCAGGTCTATGGCGTGCGCAAAGTCTGGCGGCAGTTGCAGCGAGAAGGTTACGACGTTGCCCGCTGCACCGTCGCTCGGCTTATGAGAATGATGGGGCTTCAAGGCGTCATTCGCGGCAAGCCAGTCAAAACCACCGTGTCGGACAAGTCCGCTCCATGCCCGCTAGACCGGGTGAACCGACAGTTCTTCGCTCCCGCGCCGAACATGCTGTGGTTATCCGATTTCACCTATGTCGCGACTTGGCAGGGCTTCGTTTACGTGGCCTTCGTCATTGATGCCTTCGCTCGCCGTATCGTGGGTTGGCGGGCAAGCCGGGCGGCCCATGCGGGCTTTTTGCTTGATGCCCTCGACCAGGCGCTTCATGATCGGCGGCCCGTCAAACGCAGTGGGCTGGTTCATCATTCCGACCGCGGCTCGCAATACGTATCCATTCGCTATTCCGAACGGCTGGCGGAGGCAGGCATCGAGCCGTCTGTCGGAAGCGTTGGTGATAGTTACGACAATGCTCTCGCCGAAACGATCAACGGTCTTTACAAGGCCGAGGTCATCCATCGGCGAGGACCATGGCGCAACTTCGAAGCCGTGGAGTTCGCCACGCTCGAATGGGTCGATTGGTTCAACAACCGCCGCCTTCTGGAGCCCATCGGCAACATACCGCCAGCCGAGGCCGAAGAACGATACTACGCCATGCTGGACGCACCAGCCATGGCCGCATAA